A window of the bacterium genome harbors these coding sequences:
- the galT gene encoding galactose-1-phosphate uridylyltransferase produces the protein MSELRHDPVQKRWVIVAIERARRPTDFKKDPSNGHVPSVCPFCEGNEDKTPPEITAIRPSGTEANSPGWKIRVIPNKFPALAVEGDLGRRGLGIFDVMNGVGAHEVIIESPDHTLHMGDMPIEHLFKICKIYRDRISDLHKDNRLRYVLIFKNHGKTAGASLAHPHTQLIATPITPRTIAAELDSAREHYLNKERCLFCDIMNQELAMQERIVLTTDQFVVLEPYASRFPFETWIMPRIHSHDYTQTTDEVLMDFATVLGETLRRIKVALDDPPYNFVLHTSPNSVLRPGKEHYWKTLPYDWHWHLEIIPRLTKVAGFEWGTGFYINPTPPEVAAEYLRSLQKK, from the coding sequence ATGAGTGAGTTAAGACACGATCCGGTGCAGAAAAGATGGGTAATCGTAGCTATTGAAAGAGCAAGACGCCCTACCGATTTTAAGAAAGACCCAAGTAATGGGCACGTGCCTTCCGTTTGTCCATTTTGCGAAGGTAACGAAGATAAAACCCCTCCGGAAATAACTGCAATTAGGCCCTCTGGAACAGAAGCAAATTCCCCCGGTTGGAAAATTCGTGTAATTCCAAATAAATTCCCGGCTTTAGCTGTCGAAGGTGACCTTGGGCGTCGTGGCCTTGGGATATTCGATGTTATGAATGGTGTCGGCGCTCATGAGGTTATCATCGAATCACCCGATCATACACTTCATATGGGTGATATGCCGATAGAGCACCTTTTTAAGATATGCAAGATATATCGTGACAGGATATCTGATCTTCATAAAGATAACAGACTTCGTTATGTTCTTATCTTCAAAAACCACGGTAAAACGGCTGGAGCGAGTCTTGCCCATCCACATACTCAATTGATAGCCACCCCGATTACACCGAGAACTATAGCCGCTGAGCTAGATAGCGCTCGCGAGCATTATCTCAATAAAGAGCGTTGTTTGTTCTGCGATATAATGAATCAAGAACTCGCTATGCAAGAGCGTATAGTCTTAACTACGGACCAGTTCGTTGTGTTAGAACCATATGCGAGCAGGTTCCCCTTTGAGACGTGGATTATGCCGCGTATTCATTCGCATGATTATACTCAAACTACAGATGAGGTCCTTATGGACTTCGCAACGGTTTTAGGCGAAACCCTCCGAAGAATCAAAGTAGCCTTGGACGATCCTCCTTATAACTTCGTTCTTCACACTTCACCTAATTCAGTTCTTAGGCCGGGCAAAGAACATTATTGGAAAACTCTGCCGTATGATTGGCATTGGCACCTCGAGATAATTCCAAGACTTACAAAGGTTGCGGGATTCGAGTGGGGGACGGGATTCTATATTAATCCCACTCCACCAGAGGTAGCTGCAGAGTATCTTCGTTCACTTCAAAAAAAATAG